A region of Longimicrobiales bacterium DNA encodes the following proteins:
- the cysD gene encoding sulfate adenylyltransferase subunit CysD, with amino-acid sequence MSTPLAQTDVDMPHSPGVRSTYRRSHLAQLESEAIFIMREVAAQFERPVLLFSGGKDSIVMVRLAQKAFAPGRFPFPLLHIDTGHNFPETIEFRDQLARDAGCELIVRYVQDSIDQGRAQEEAGPNPSRNGLQTITLLDALRELKVDAAFGGGRRDEEKARAKERFFSHRDRFGQWDPKNQRPELWNLFNGRKAPGEHFRVFPLSNWTEMDVWQYILAESIPLPSLYFAHEREVVRRDGVLLAIGENNQLMEGESAERLLVRCRTVGDLTCTGVWESSASTLEHIIDEVSAARVAERGGRSDDKRSDAAMEDRKKQGYF; translated from the coding sequence TTGAGTACCCCGTTAGCACAGACGGATGTCGATATGCCGCACTCACCGGGTGTCAGGTCAACGTATCGCCGCAGCCATCTCGCACAACTCGAGAGCGAGGCGATCTTCATCATGCGCGAAGTCGCCGCGCAGTTCGAGCGACCCGTCCTGCTCTTCTCCGGCGGGAAGGACTCCATCGTCATGGTGCGACTCGCGCAGAAGGCATTCGCGCCCGGCAGGTTCCCGTTCCCGCTGCTCCACATCGACACGGGCCACAATTTCCCCGAAACGATCGAGTTCCGTGACCAGCTCGCACGCGACGCCGGCTGCGAGCTGATCGTGCGCTACGTACAGGACTCCATCGATCAGGGTCGCGCGCAGGAGGAGGCGGGGCCGAATCCGAGCCGCAACGGCCTTCAGACCATCACGCTTCTCGATGCGCTGCGCGAGCTCAAGGTAGATGCGGCGTTCGGCGGCGGCCGGCGCGACGAGGAGAAGGCGCGCGCGAAGGAACGCTTCTTCTCACACCGCGACCGCTTCGGCCAGTGGGACCCCAAGAACCAGCGGCCGGAGCTGTGGAACCTGTTCAACGGGCGGAAGGCTCCCGGCGAACACTTCCGCGTGTTCCCGCTGTCGAACTGGACCGAGATGGACGTCTGGCAGTACATCCTCGCCGAGTCCATTCCGCTGCCCAGCCTGTACTTCGCGCATGAGCGGGAGGTGGTGCGCCGCGACGGCGTCCTGCTCGCGATCGGCGAGAACAACCAGCTGATGGAAGGCGAGAGCGCCGAGCGACTCCTCGTGCGCTGCCGCACCGTCGGTGACCTGACGTGCACCGGCGTGTGGGAGAGCAGTGCTAGCACGCTCGAGCACATCATCGACGAGGTTTCGGCTGCACGTGTGGCGGAGCGCGGCGGCCGCAGCGACGACAAGCGCAGTGACGCGGCCATGGAAGATCGCAAGAAGCAGGGGTACTTCTAG